The following are encoded together in the Halomonas halophila genome:
- a CDS encoding ATP-binding protein, with product MTSAVSRRWRPRSLLQLVLLAFLMVMLPLAVLMFQAGQALSELSRLADQSARQAVEETRRARTLGALALEMERGARQYAVVEQESLLEIYDERLAEYRRLLAKQRELLPDDPDVEALSGQLDRLAELPELPLESFKQRLTDFLPFAEHTEAMRHATNRRIDDRLDLIRQRAETVQHRLWWQTAALVSASLILMLLFTRLIVRPVRQLERRILGIGSTGRSAQPSPVQGPAELVSLDERLDWLSSRLDELEEQKQQFLRHMSHELKTPLASVREGSALLADGVAGDITDHQREILELIDASGGELQQLIEQLLDYNLLQHNQRLEIERLDVATVVKEVLAKHHLGLQQKGMSVHCFDGPLIWRLDRTATARLLDNLVSNAVAYGEDGGELEIRARATHGCLVVEVANSGEPIPEEDRARLFEAFYQGRIRRKGALKGSGIGLSVAADCARLQHGSLVLAEDDRLAVCFRLTLPAPDADHQESLTAPAVADARNDP from the coding sequence ATGACATCTGCCGTTTCCCGCCGCTGGCGGCCGCGCTCGCTGTTGCAGCTGGTGCTGCTGGCCTTCCTGATGGTGATGCTGCCCCTTGCCGTGCTGATGTTCCAGGCCGGGCAGGCGCTGTCAGAACTTTCGCGCCTCGCCGACCAGAGCGCACGTCAGGCGGTCGAGGAGACCCGGCGTGCCCGCACGCTCGGCGCCCTGGCGCTGGAGATGGAACGTGGCGCGCGTCAGTACGCGGTGGTCGAGCAGGAGAGCCTGCTCGAGATCTATGACGAGCGCCTGGCGGAGTACCGCCGCCTGCTGGCCAAGCAGCGCGAGCTGCTGCCCGACGACCCGGACGTCGAGGCGCTGTCCGGGCAGCTCGACCGGCTCGCCGAGCTGCCGGAGCTACCGCTGGAGTCGTTCAAGCAGCGACTGACCGACTTCCTGCCCTTCGCCGAGCACACCGAGGCCATGCGTCACGCCACCAACCGGCGCATCGACGATCGCCTGGACCTGATTCGCCAGCGTGCCGAGACCGTGCAGCATCGTCTGTGGTGGCAGACCGCGGCGCTGGTGTCGGCCAGCCTGATCCTGATGCTGCTGTTCACCCGGCTGATCGTACGGCCGGTGCGCCAGCTCGAGCGGCGGATCCTGGGTATCGGCAGCACCGGCAGGAGCGCCCAGCCGTCGCCGGTGCAGGGGCCCGCCGAACTGGTCAGCCTCGACGAGCGGCTCGACTGGCTGTCGTCGCGGCTCGACGAGCTGGAGGAACAGAAGCAACAGTTCCTGCGCCACATGTCCCACGAGCTCAAGACGCCGCTGGCCAGCGTCCGCGAGGGCTCCGCGCTGCTGGCCGACGGCGTGGCCGGCGATATCACCGATCATCAGCGCGAGATCCTCGAGCTGATCGACGCCAGCGGCGGCGAGCTGCAGCAGCTGATCGAGCAGCTGCTCGACTACAACCTGCTGCAGCACAACCAGCGCCTCGAGATCGAGCGTCTGGACGTGGCCACCGTGGTCAAGGAGGTGCTGGCCAAGCATCACCTGGGCCTGCAGCAGAAGGGCATGTCGGTGCACTGCTTCGACGGCCCGCTGATCTGGCGGCTCGACCGCACGGCCACGGCTCGCCTGCTCGACAACCTGGTGTCCAACGCCGTCGCCTACGGCGAGGACGGCGGCGAGCTGGAGATTCGCGCCCGTGCCACCCACGGCTGTCTGGTCGTCGAGGTGGCCAACAGCGGCGAACCGATCCCCGAAGAAGATCGGGCGCGGCTGTTCGAGGCGTTCTATCAAGGGCGCATTCGCCGCAAGGGCGCGCTCAAGGGGTCCGGCATCGGGCTGTCGGTGGCCGCCGACTGCGCTCGCCTGCAGCACGGCAGCCTGGTGCTGGCGGAGGACGACCGCCTGGCGGTGTGTTTCCGCCTGACGCTGCCCGCGCCGGACGCCGACCATCAAGAATCGCTGACCGCTCCGGCGGTAGCCGACGCAAGGAACGACCCATGA
- the glrR gene encoding two-component system response regulator GlrR — protein MMPSGSPQAPNQGANILLVDDDPSLLKLLGMRLESRGYRVTTAESGRAALKHLDAGNPDLVLSDMRMDEMDGLALFQEIQRRLPGLPVIILTAHGSIPDAVSATRQGVFGFLTKPVDREELFTTIDEALSQSSAAGGNDGDDRWREAIITRSPEMERLLEQARMVATSDVSVLVTGPSGSGKELMAEAIHKASPRADKPFVAINCGALPEQLLESELFGHAKGAFTGAISEHKGLFQAADGGTLFLDEIGDMPLPLQVKLLRALQERQIRPLGSTTSVPIDVRLISATHRDLGQAMHDGEFREDLFYRLNVVNLKLPPLKERAEDVPLLAKHLVAQAAERHKPFVKGFSREALNLLAGCAWPGNVRQLVNVVEQCVALTSAPMIPEALVAQALAAEENALPTFSDARAGFERSYLIKVLKITEGNVTQAARIAGRNRTDFYKLLARHELEPSTFKPGTAHSEAS, from the coding sequence ATGATGCCAAGCGGAAGCCCTCAAGCCCCGAATCAGGGGGCCAACATCCTCCTGGTGGATGACGACCCCAGCCTGCTTAAGCTGCTGGGCATGCGCCTGGAAAGCCGCGGCTATCGGGTGACCACCGCCGAGAGCGGACGCGCGGCCCTCAAGCACCTGGACGCCGGCAACCCGGACCTGGTGCTGTCCGACATGCGCATGGACGAGATGGACGGTCTGGCGCTGTTCCAGGAGATCCAGCGCCGCCTGCCGGGCCTGCCGGTGATCATCCTCACCGCCCACGGCTCGATTCCCGATGCCGTGAGCGCCACCCGTCAGGGCGTGTTCGGCTTCCTGACCAAGCCGGTGGACCGCGAGGAGCTGTTCACCACCATCGACGAGGCCCTGAGCCAGTCCAGCGCCGCCGGCGGCAACGACGGCGACGACCGCTGGCGCGAGGCGATCATCACCCGTAGCCCGGAGATGGAACGTCTCCTCGAGCAGGCGCGGATGGTGGCCACCTCCGACGTCAGCGTGCTGGTCACCGGCCCCTCCGGCTCGGGCAAGGAGCTGATGGCCGAGGCGATCCACAAGGCGAGCCCGCGCGCCGACAAGCCGTTCGTCGCCATCAACTGTGGCGCGCTGCCCGAGCAGCTGCTGGAGAGCGAGCTGTTCGGCCACGCCAAGGGCGCCTTCACCGGCGCGATCAGCGAGCACAAGGGCCTGTTCCAGGCCGCCGACGGCGGCACCCTGTTCCTCGACGAGATCGGCGACATGCCGCTGCCGCTGCAGGTCAAGCTGCTGCGCGCCCTGCAGGAGCGCCAGATCCGCCCGCTGGGCTCCACCACCTCGGTGCCGATCGACGTGCGGCTGATCTCGGCCACCCACCGCGACCTGGGCCAGGCGATGCACGACGGCGAGTTCCGCGAGGACCTCTTCTATCGCCTCAACGTGGTCAACCTCAAGCTGCCGCCGCTCAAGGAGCGCGCCGAGGACGTGCCGCTGCTGGCCAAGCATCTGGTGGCCCAGGCCGCGGAGCGCCACAAGCCGTTCGTGAAGGGCTTCTCGCGCGAGGCGCTCAACCTGCTGGCGGGCTGCGCCTGGCCGGGCAACGTGCGCCAGCTGGTCAACGTGGTCGAGCAGTGCGTGGCCCTGACCAGTGCGCCGATGATCCCCGAGGCGCTGGTCGCCCAGGCGCTGGCCGCCGAGGAGAACGCGCTGCCGACCTTCAGCGACGCCCGCGCCGGCTTCGAGCGCAGCTACCTGATCAAGGTGCTGAAGATCACCGAGGGCAACGTGACGCAGGCCGCGCGTATCGCCGGGCGCAACCGCACCGACTTCTACAAGCTGCTGGCGCGCCACGAGCTGGAGCCCTCGACCTTCAAGCCGGGCACCGCGCACAGCGAGGCGTCCTGA
- the argA gene encoding amino-acid N-acetyltransferase, with protein MDTRFPFVDWFRNSSPYINAHRGCTFVILIEGEAVAQGRGEQLIQDLALLHTLGVRLVVVLGIRPQVERALNEDGITPRRHGGRWVADEAIMARVERVAAEQRLWLESRLSLGLPNTPLHGVEMTVVSGNLVMAKPLGVRDGIDFDRSGEVRGVRDEAIRGLLDRRSLVLLPPLGYSSTGEVFDLDAAEVARHTATALSADKLILLGEACGLCDDSGQLRRQLAPLEAEPELAAADPGSEMARHLGAAVGAARHGVARTHLLSWQDHDALLGELFTRDGVGTMITQHRYEQLRRAGIDDIGGLLELLEPLERRGMLVPRSRERLEYEIDDYVVIERDGMVIGCAALHAFPDARMGELACVAVHGDYRGGARGDLLLGEVERQARSRGLDALFALTTHTAHWFFEHGFGLADVDDLPPLKREAYNQARRSKILIKPLE; from the coding sequence TTGGACACTCGTTTTCCCTTCGTCGACTGGTTCCGCAATTCCTCGCCGTATATCAACGCGCACCGAGGATGTACCTTCGTCATCCTGATCGAGGGCGAGGCCGTGGCGCAGGGTCGAGGCGAGCAGCTGATCCAGGACCTGGCGCTGCTGCATACCCTGGGCGTGCGTCTGGTGGTAGTGCTGGGCATCCGCCCCCAGGTGGAGCGGGCCCTGAACGAGGACGGCATCACGCCCCGCCGCCACGGCGGACGCTGGGTGGCCGACGAGGCGATCATGGCCCGGGTCGAGCGGGTGGCGGCCGAGCAGCGACTGTGGCTGGAGTCGCGGCTGTCGCTGGGGCTGCCCAACACGCCGCTGCACGGCGTCGAGATGACGGTGGTCTCGGGCAACCTGGTGATGGCCAAGCCGCTGGGTGTGCGCGACGGTATCGATTTCGACCGCAGCGGCGAGGTGCGTGGCGTCCGCGACGAGGCGATCCGCGGCCTGCTGGATCGGCGTTCGCTGGTGCTGCTGCCGCCGCTGGGCTACTCCAGCACCGGCGAGGTCTTCGACCTGGACGCCGCCGAGGTCGCGCGCCATACCGCCACGGCCTTGTCCGCCGACAAGCTGATCCTGCTCGGCGAGGCCTGCGGCCTGTGCGACGACAGCGGCCAGCTGCGTCGGCAGCTGGCGCCGCTGGAGGCCGAGCCGGAGTTGGCCGCCGCCGACCCCGGCAGCGAGATGGCCCGCCACCTGGGCGCCGCCGTCGGTGCCGCTCGCCACGGGGTGGCCCGCACCCACCTGCTATCGTGGCAGGACCACGACGCCCTGCTCGGCGAGCTGTTCACCCGCGATGGCGTGGGCACCATGATCACCCAGCATCGCTACGAGCAGTTGCGTCGCGCCGGGATCGACGACATCGGCGGCCTGCTGGAGCTGCTCGAGCCGCTGGAGCGTCGTGGGATGCTGGTGCCGCGTTCCCGGGAGCGCCTGGAGTATGAAATCGACGACTATGTCGTCATCGAACGCGACGGCATGGTCATCGGCTGCGCCGCGCTGCATGCCTTTCCCGACGCCCGGATGGGCGAGCTGGCCTGCGTCGCCGTGCACGGCGACTATCGCGGCGGCGCCCGTGGCGACCTGCTGCTCGGCGAGGTGGAGCGTCAGGCCCGGTCGCGCGGGCTCGATGCGCTGTTCGCGCTGACCACCCATACCGCCCACTGGTTCTTCGAACACGGTTTCGGCCTGGCCGACGTCGACGATCTTCCTCCCCTCAAGCGGGAGGCCTACAACCAGGCCCGGCGCTCCAAGATCCTGATAAAGCCCCTCGAATGA